The Hippoglossus hippoglossus isolate fHipHip1 chromosome 19, fHipHip1.pri, whole genome shotgun sequence genome has a segment encoding these proteins:
- the dlx4b gene encoding LOW QUALITY PROTEIN: homeobox protein Dlx4b (The sequence of the model RefSeq protein was modified relative to this genomic sequence to represent the inferred CDS: inserted 1 base in 1 codon; deleted 1 base in 1 codon), whose translation MMSMGFMPDSLNASDPSKSAFLEFGHGHPAHQQHSPGLSHIYPVHGLHAAGHSQHETPFPGSSSYGRSLGYAYPGAVNAHPPSAYMPYQHSNHSNSSSLAHSKLEQTDREKSTVIENRDIRLNGKGKKIRKPRTIYSSLQLQALHQRFQQTQYLALPERADLAAKMGLNQTQVKIWFQNKRSKYKKIMKHGSXIRGGNISTAPAPSSPCSPGMPQLWEVSMANKGASMHPNNYMNSFGHWYPNHHAHHQDAVPRPQMM comes from the exons ATGATGTCTATGGGGTTCATGCCTGACAGTCTGAATGCCTCAGATCCCTCCAAATCGGCCTTTCTAGAGTTCGGCCACGGACACCCGGCGCACCAGCAGCACTCCCCCGGACTCTCTCACATTTATCCCGTCCATGGCTTGCACGCCGCCGGCCATTCCCAGCACGAAACTCCCTTCCCCGGCAGCTCGTCCTATGGCCGCTCTCTGGGCTACGCCTACCCCGGCGCGGTGAACGCTCATCCCCCGTCTGCGTACATGCCCTACCAGCACAGCaatcacagcaacagcagcagcctggccCACAGCAAATTAGAGCAGACAG ATCGCGAGAAGTCCACGGTGATTGAGAACAGGGACATTCGTCTAAACGGCAAGGGGAAGAAGATCCGGAAGCCCCGGACCATCTACTCCAGTCTGCAGCTGCAGGCTCTGCACCAGCGCTTCCAGCAGACCCAGTACCTGGCCCTACCTGAG CGCGCCGACCTGGCGGCCAAAATGGGGCTCAACCAGACTCAG GTGAAAATATGGTTTCAGAACAAGCGCTCCAAGTACAAGAAGATCATGAAGCATGGCA GGATCAGAGGGGGGAACATCTCCACAGCACCAGCTCCATCATCCCCCTGCTCGCCCGGGATGCCCCAGCTCTGGGAGGTCTCCATGGCGAACAAGGGCGCGTCGATGCACCCGAACAATTACATGAACAGTTTTGGTCACTGGTACCCAAACCACCATGCCCATCACCAGGACGCGGTGCCCAGGCCCCAGATGATGTGA